Proteins encoded within one genomic window of Triticum aestivum cultivar Chinese Spring chromosome 2D, IWGSC CS RefSeq v2.1, whole genome shotgun sequence:
- the LOC123055427 gene encoding uncharacterized protein — MAALAMAMGMGMAVIPRVAQPPAGARCVSVRAAAPPRQQRSSRPPPRNRGPPPQNRRRGPPPRLRDDDGDDQGPPGRRGSPGAPSRHHQGRGPPRGSAGRPPPRGQSGRAPPTDMARSPVVALRREEEEFDDEAGYREYDEEDEEEGEGRFAGGTRSGGAMPKPPAGFVLDDQGRCIAAASKRIVTIIDDANNRPLECIIRRVFSSTQDHECLLLCPVDMPVQVLKSTNFSGWIAVDDDQIKQIIPSVAYALARVHMHFVESGFCYTARGGFCFPEDAIQEFHDSSGGSGEAPFEGVEICNFNLDGAHYMIYTPVDPLLFVAVKDKDGVLRIAEDDLMDDPSIVSAIDEETEFTALVEEEEALLESILHGDDDVS; from the exons ATGGCGGCTTTGGCAATggcgatggggatggggatggcggTCATCCCCCGGGTGGCCCAGCCGCCGGCTGGCGCGCGGTGCGTCTCCGTCCGCGCGGCTGCGCCTCCGCGGCAGCAGCGCTCGTCCCGGCCGCCACCAAGGAACCGCGGCCCTCCACCGCAGAACCGCCGGCGCGGGCCGCCGCCCAGGCtccgcgacgacgacggcgacgaccagGGTCCGCCCGGTAGGCGTggctctcctggcgcgcccagccGCCACCACCAGGGCCGCGGGCCGCCGAGGGGCTCAGCCGGCCGGCCGCCGCCCAGGGGGCAATCCGGCCGCGCGCCGCCGACAGACATGGCCCGCTCGCCCGTCGTCGCTctgcggcgggaggaggaggagttcgacGACGAGGCGGGGTACAGGGAATAcgacgaggaggatgaggaggagggggaggggaggttcgCTGGGGGGACACGGTCCGGCGGCGCCATGCCCAAGCCGCCCGCCGGCTTCGTCCTCGACGACCAGGGCCggtgcatcgccgccgcctccaAGCGCATCGTCACCATC ATTGATGACGCGAACAATCGTCCATTGGAGTGCATAATCAGGAGAGTTTTCAGCAGCACCCAGGATCATGAATGCTTGCTTCTCTGCCCGGTCGACAT GCCTGTGCAGGTGCTCAAGAGCACAAACTTCAGCGGCTGGATCGCT GTTGACGATGACCAGATTAAGCAGATCATTCCATCGGTTGCGTACGCCCTCGCTAGAGTGCATATGCACTTTGTAGAAAGCGG ATTCTGCTACACAGCACGGGGTGGCTTCTGCTTTCCTGAAGATGCCATCCAAGAATTCCACG ATTCTAGTGGCGGTAGCGGGGAGGCACCTTTTGAAGGTGTAGAGATTTGCAACTTCAACTTG GACGGTGCACACTATATGATCTATACACCAGTCGATCCGCTTCTATTCGTCGCAGTCAAG GACAAGGATGGTGTGCTACGCATTGCTGAAGAT GATCTGATGGACGACCCCAGCATCGTGAGCGCCATAGATGAAGAGACGGAGTTCACGGCATTGGTG gaggaggaggaggcccttcTCGAATCAATACTGCACGGCGACGATGATGTTAGCTGA
- the LOC123055424 gene encoding tubulin-folding cofactor B, which produces MSKLQLPADDSVALRVTHSNLASFASDIRVSQQTTVEALKEKLWKKTGTAVGSMRLELRDEAGARVADLDRDAAPLAAYSPYDGYRLHIIDLDPSSVTSGGWLEDTSLVEKYTISDEAYDKLGTNFRKFKEKMVSKNPVSDDKQSDNHMEELCANIKVGDRCEVEPGAKRGTVKFVGRAEALGRGFWVGVQYDEPLGKHDGMVKGVRFFECPQGHGAIVRPEKVKVGNFPERDPFDDEDEI; this is translated from the exons ATGTCGAAGCTGCAGCTGCCGGCGGACGACAGCGTGGCGCTGCGCGTCACGCACTCCAACCTCGCCTCCTTCGCCTCCGACATCCGCGTCTCGCAGCAG ACCACCGTGGAGGCGCTCAAGGAGAAGCTGTGGAAGAAGACGGGCACGGCCGTGGGCTCCATGCGGCTGGAGCTCCGCGACGAGGCCGGCGCCAGGGTCGCCGACCTCGACCGCGACGCCGCGCCCCTCGCCGCCTACTCCCCCTACGACGG GTACCGGCTGCACATCATCGACCTCGACCCCTCGTCGGTGACCTCCGGCGGGTGGCTGGAGGACACCTCGCTCGTCGAGAAGTACACCATATCGGACGAAGCGTATGACAAGCTCGGCA CAAACTTCCGGAAGTTCAAAGAGAAAATGGTGTCGAAAAACCCTGTATCGGACGATAAGCAA TCAGACAATCATATGGAGGAATTGTGTGCCAACATCAAG GTGGGAGACAGATGTGAAGTGGAGCCAGGTGCCAAGAGGGGCACCGTGAAATTCGTTGGCAGAGCTGAAGCCCTTGGGCGTGGATTTTGGGTTGGCGTGCAATATGATGAGCCACTTGGAAAGCACGATGGCAT GGTGAAAGGAGTTCGCTTCTTCGAGTGCCCTCAAGGGCATGGAGCGATTGTTAGGCCAGAGAAAGTGAAG GTTGGCAACTTCCCGGAAAGGGACCCATTTGATGATGAAGACGAGATATAG